A region of the Micromonospora sediminicola genome:
CAGGCTGCCCAGACCGGCCTCGCGCAGCGCCGCCGCGAGCGCGTGCAGGCCGAGGCAGTGCAGCTCCTGTTCCGCCCCGGCGAGCAGGATGCCGCCGGCCGGAGGTGGTGTCCCCGGCCCGCGCAGCAGCACGTCCAGTCCGGACCGCAGGCCCTCCGAGAAGGCGTGCTCCACGGCCACCTCGGCGGCGCTGCGGCCGGGCAGCGCGGCCAGCATCGGCGCGCAGACGCCCTCCCACACCGGCGCCACCCCCCACCGGCCCGCGGCCTCGACGACCAGCGCGGCGACCCGGTTGCCGTCCAGGTCCTCCGCCGCGAGCGTGAACTGCTTGCGGGCGGACTCGACGACATCGGCCGGGATCGGATCGGTCACCACCGGACGCACCCCTCGGTAGACGGTCACTACCGAGGGGTTCGTCGGAAGGGGGCGGCC
Encoded here:
- a CDS encoding transcriptional regulator, which encodes MTDPIPADVVESARKQFTLAAEDLDGNRVAALVVEAAGRWGVAPVWEGVCAPMLAALPGRSAAEVAVEHAFSEGLRSGLDVLLRGPGTPPPAGGILLAGAEQELHCLGLHALAAALREAGLGSLLLGAALPWPALASAVRRTRPHTVVVWSQTPMTGRAYRAVRFAREFPSVRVHGAGPGWITPPATPAGHLTSLSDALAACRDAARQRDEAR